The Tenrec ecaudatus isolate mTenEca1 chromosome 7, mTenEca1.hap1, whole genome shotgun sequence genome window below encodes:
- the LOC142452351 gene encoding LOW QUALITY PROTEIN: CCA tRNA nucleotidyltransferase 1, mitochondrial-like (The sequence of the model RefSeq protein was modified relative to this genomic sequence to represent the inferred CDS: inserted 1 base in 1 codon), producing the protein MLRYLHPWPRPFLSCSWSRLCLLKQHLFTMKLQSPEFQSLFTEGLKSLTEIFVKENHELRIAGGAVRDLLNGVKPQDVGFATTASPAQMKEMFQSAGIRMIDNKGGKHGTITARLHEEKFEITTLRTDVLTDGRHAEVEFTTDWQKDAERRDLTINSMFLGFHGTLFDYFDGYEDFKNKKAGFVGHAKQRTREDYLRILRYFRFYGRIVENPDDHDPKTWEAIAKNGKGLAGTAGERIWVELKKILVGLPANASLDEFNKVSKNVEGFPPTPMTLLASLFKAQEDITKLDLRLKISKEEKNLGLFIVKNRNDLIKAPDTSEPLKAYQDFGIYSRDSDATGRLCERLKYQGERCLLKEMQQWSIPXFPVSGHDIRKAGIFSGKEIRALLQQLREQWEKSGYQMDKDELLSYIKKTGN; encoded by the exons ATGTTGAGGTATCTGCATCCCTGGCCTAGACCCTTCCTGAGTTGTAGTTGGAGCAGACTGTGCCTTCTGAAGCAGCATCTCTTTACAATGAAGTTACAATCTCCCGAATTCCAATCACTCTTCACAGAAGGATTGAAGAGTCTGACAGAAATATTTGTGAAAGAAAACCACGAGTTAAGAATCGCAGGAGGAGCCGTGAGGGATTTATTAAATGGGGTGAAGCCTCAAGATgtgggttttgccaccacagccTCCCCTGCTCAGATGAAGGAGATGTTTCAGTCCGCTGGGATTCGAATGATCGACAACAAAGGCGGCAAACATGGAACGATCACTGCCAGGCTtcatgaagaaaagtttgaaattacTACCCTACGGACTGATGTTCTCACagatggaagacatgctgaggtaGAATTTACCACTGACTGGCAGAAAGATGCTGAGCGCAGAGACCTTACTATCAATTCTATGTTTCTAGGCTTTCATGGTACCCTGTTTGATTACTTCGATGGttatgaagattttaaaaataagaaagctgGATTTGTTGGGCACGCTAAACAGAGAACACGAGAAGATTATCTTCGAATTTTAAGATATTTCAGGTTTTATGGAAGAATTGTTGAAAACCCTGATGACCATGATCCTAAAACATGGGAAGCAATCGCAAAAAATGGGAAAGGCctggcaggaacagcaggagagaGGATTTGGGTAGAATTGAAAAAAATTCTTGTTG GTTTACCTGCTAATGCCAGCTTAGATGAATTTAACAAAGTCAGCAAAAATGTTGAAGGTTTTCCACCAACACCGATGACACTCttggcttccttattcaaagcaCAGGAGGATATAACAAAATTGGATTTGAGATTAAAGATTTCAAAGGAAGAGAAGAACCTCGGCTTATTTATAGTTAAAAATAGGAATGATTTAATTAAAGCACCTGATACTTCAGAACCATTGAAAGCCTATCAAGACTTCGGTATATATTCTAGGGACTCGGATGCCACTGGGCGTCTATGTGAACGACTCAAGTACCAAGGAGAGCGTTGTCTTCTGAAGGAAATGCAGCAGTGGTCCATCC TGTTTCCTGTCAGTGGCCACGACATCAGGAAAGCGGGAATTTTTTCAGGAAAAGAAATTAGAGCTCTGTTACAACAGTTGAGAGAACAGTGGGAAAAAAGTGGATACCAAATGGACAAAGACGAACTTCTGAGCTACATAAAGAAGACCGGAAACTGA